A portion of the Deinococcus peraridilitoris DSM 19664 genome contains these proteins:
- a CDS encoding MDR family MFS transporter, which produces MATASALPDAHKRLATVGLILGVFLAALESTVVATAMPSVIRDLGGERLYALPFALYLLTSTISSPLWGRASDFLGRRRLYLTGVALFLLGSGLAGAAQSMPFLVAARALQGLGAGAVLPLTLTVVGELYTLETRGKVQGFISGVWGLSGLLGPLVGGLIADHASWRLVFYLNLPFGLPAALLVWRFLREQVEVRPVRLDLLGASLFTLGSGALIWGLQLEAWTWCALGGICLALAAWAEARHPAPLLPVASLRQRLPRVGLLGNLLAGAAYFGTIAYLPLYAQGVTGRGATEAGVLLTPMLVGWTITSIIASRVMVRFGVQRLVKLGFMLLVVAFAAFALLVSAPLWTMAAAGFLAGSGMGLSMFSLLIAVQQASPRAELGAVTSAILFSRTMGGALGVALMGLLIGPGLTTLGADLAEGLRRAFLLGLLLVSLAWLLSWRLDPPPPRAP; this is translated from the coding sequence ATGGCCACTGCATCCGCGCTTCCTGACGCGCACAAACGTTTGGCGACCGTCGGCCTGATTCTGGGGGTCTTTCTGGCGGCGCTCGAAAGTACCGTGGTGGCGACGGCCATGCCCAGCGTCATCCGGGATCTGGGCGGCGAGCGGCTCTATGCGTTGCCGTTTGCGCTTTACCTGCTCACCAGCACCATCAGCAGCCCGCTATGGGGACGTGCCAGCGACTTCCTGGGACGCCGACGCCTCTACCTGACGGGGGTGGCGCTCTTTTTGCTGGGGTCGGGTCTGGCAGGCGCGGCCCAATCGATGCCTTTTCTGGTCGCGGCGCGCGCTTTGCAGGGACTCGGGGCGGGCGCGGTGCTGCCACTGACCCTGACCGTGGTCGGTGAGTTGTACACCCTGGAGACGCGTGGCAAGGTGCAGGGATTCATCAGCGGGGTGTGGGGACTTTCGGGTCTGCTGGGCCCGCTGGTGGGCGGTCTGATTGCTGATCACGCGTCCTGGCGGCTGGTGTTTTACCTCAATCTTCCGTTTGGCCTGCCGGCTGCCCTGCTGGTATGGCGCTTTTTGCGCGAGCAGGTCGAGGTGCGCCCGGTGCGGCTTGACCTGCTCGGCGCCTCGCTGTTCACGCTGGGCAGCGGCGCCCTGATCTGGGGCCTGCAGCTTGAGGCCTGGACGTGGTGCGCCTTGGGCGGAATCTGCCTGGCACTCGCGGCGTGGGCCGAGGCACGCCATCCGGCGCCGCTGCTGCCGGTGGCCAGCCTGCGTCAGCGGCTGCCACGTGTTGGGCTGCTGGGAAACCTGCTGGCGGGCGCGGCGTACTTCGGCACCATCGCTTACCTGCCGCTGTACGCTCAGGGCGTGACGGGCCGGGGCGCGACCGAGGCGGGCGTGCTGCTCACGCCGATGCTGGTGGGCTGGACCATCACCAGCATCATCGCTTCGCGCGTGATGGTCCGCTTCGGCGTGCAGCGCCTGGTCAAGCTGGGTTTCATGCTGTTGGTGGTGGCATTCGCAGCGTTCGCGCTGCTGGTGTCCGCGCCCTTGTGGACCATGGCCGCCGCCGGCTTTCTGGCAGGCAGCGGGATGGGGCTCAGCATGTTCAGCCTGCTGATCGCGGTGCAGCAGGCCAGTCCGCGCGCCGAACTGGGCGCGGTCACCTCGGCCATTTTGTTCTCCCGGACCATGGGCGGCGCACTGGGCGTGGCGCTGATGGGCTTGCTGATCGGCCCAGGGCTCACGACGCTGGGCGCCGATCTGGCCGAGGGACTGCGCCGGGCGTTTCTGCTGGGCCTGCTGCTGGTTTCGCTGGCCTGGCTGCTGTCCTGGCGTCTGGACCCACCGCCGCCTCGCGCACCGTGA
- a CDS encoding WGxxGxxG family protein: MTKMTKTTLTALLLLLAPLPALAQTDTGTTGTTGTTDTTDTANTGTTNTATQNEDRGMDWGWLGLLGLAGLAGLRKPTPTVVVPDNTGARR, encoded by the coding sequence ATGACGAAAATGACGAAAACTACGCTGACTGCTTTACTGCTGCTCCTCGCTCCGCTGCCCGCGCTCGCCCAGACGGACACGGGCACCACCGGAACGACCGGCACCACGGACACGACCGACACGGCCAATACTGGCACCACCAACACCGCAACCCAAAACGAAGACCGGGGCATGGACTGGGGCTGGCTGGGACTGCTGGGGCTGGCGGGGCTGGCCGGACTGCGCAAGCCCACGCCAACCGTCGTCGTGCCCGACAATACCGGCGCCCGTCGCTGA
- a CDS encoding sensor domain-containing phosphodiesterase: MRPLLPTTEAQRLQALAWYDLSDPSDTAVFDQFTRVAQQLFATPIALLSLVDQDRQWFKSCQGLDFREGPREDAFCAHTILSGEPLVVLDATRAPDFVHNTFVTQHGVRFYAGVPLITPDGCALGSLCVLDTTPRQEVSPALLAALQDLARLAVEQLGYRIRERARREASGKLHLLETIVAKASDAVMVMKANPDCPHVPEIHYVNEAFTKLTGYEAEEVLGRSPELLYGEQTGSEVLERLDQALARGEAVRTEILTYRKDGSEHWVEVNLSPVRGEHDQIEFWLSIRRDITERKRQELRLSEEHADLEQRVSERTQALHALNVQLEHDSLHDSLTGLANRALFTKRLEQAVQQAIPDDPRKFAVLFLDCDRFKVINDTLGHSVGDELLIGVSKRLQALVRPSDLVARLGGDEFTVLLEDLDNLDAVLHITERLLRAFGTPFYVGPHALYIGASVGIVSGEGYTNVDDVMRDADIAMYRAKSEGRGRFVQFDLSMRESTVKQMRMENDLRRALLHDELDVYYQPIVDARSGTIHGLEALARWPQPDGSMISPAEFIPLAEETGLIIELDRWVLFEACRAMQDLQARFGQASDFTLSVNMSTQQFARTDFLETIELVLHASDFPAPRLMIEITESLLMQRSDLVNSNIQGLKDLGVQIHIDDFGSGYSSLSYLQQFAANTLKIDRAFIIQMMERPESAELVRTIIMMAHNLGMTVVAEGVETSAQLEVLRASQCEFVQGFLFSRPLSLAVLSAHLEQQVAAV; encoded by the coding sequence ATGCGCCCACTCCTGCCCACCACTGAAGCTCAGCGCCTGCAGGCGCTCGCGTGGTATGACCTGTCAGATCCCTCCGACACGGCGGTTTTCGATCAGTTCACGCGCGTCGCTCAGCAGCTCTTTGCAACACCCATAGCGCTGCTTTCCCTCGTTGATCAGGACCGTCAATGGTTCAAGTCCTGCCAAGGGCTGGATTTCCGTGAAGGACCACGGGAGGACGCCTTCTGTGCTCATACCATCCTGTCGGGTGAGCCACTGGTGGTGCTGGACGCCACGCGCGCTCCGGACTTCGTGCACAACACCTTTGTCACACAGCACGGTGTCCGCTTCTATGCCGGGGTACCCCTGATTACGCCCGATGGGTGCGCATTGGGAAGTCTCTGCGTGCTCGACACCACACCCCGCCAGGAGGTGAGCCCGGCGCTGCTCGCGGCCTTGCAGGATCTGGCACGGCTCGCCGTCGAGCAGCTGGGCTACCGTATTCGGGAGCGTGCGCGCCGAGAAGCTTCCGGAAAGCTGCACCTGCTGGAAACCATCGTGGCCAAGGCGAGTGACGCGGTGATGGTCATGAAGGCCAACCCCGACTGCCCTCACGTCCCTGAAATTCACTATGTCAACGAGGCCTTCACGAAGCTGACCGGCTACGAGGCCGAAGAGGTTCTGGGCCGCTCACCCGAGCTGCTGTATGGCGAGCAGACGGGCAGCGAGGTTCTGGAACGGCTCGATCAGGCCCTCGCCCGAGGCGAAGCGGTCCGTACCGAAATTCTGACGTACCGCAAGGACGGCAGCGAACACTGGGTCGAGGTCAACTTGAGTCCGGTGCGAGGTGAGCACGACCAGATCGAGTTCTGGCTGTCGATCCGCCGTGACATCACCGAGCGCAAGCGTCAGGAACTGCGGCTCTCGGAGGAGCACGCGGACCTCGAACAGCGGGTCAGCGAGCGCACGCAGGCGCTGCATGCGCTGAACGTGCAGCTGGAACACGACTCACTGCACGACTCGCTGACCGGCCTCGCCAACCGGGCGCTCTTCACCAAAAGGCTGGAACAGGCGGTCCAGCAGGCCATACCGGATGATCCACGCAAGTTCGCGGTGCTGTTTTTGGATTGTGACCGCTTCAAGGTCATCAACGACACCCTGGGGCACTCGGTCGGAGACGAGCTGCTGATCGGTGTGTCCAAGCGGTTGCAGGCACTGGTCCGCCCCTCGGATCTGGTGGCCCGGTTGGGCGGCGACGAGTTCACCGTCCTGCTCGAGGATCTCGACAACCTCGACGCGGTGCTGCACATCACCGAGCGCCTGTTGCGCGCTTTCGGAACACCGTTCTACGTAGGCCCCCACGCCCTGTACATCGGTGCCAGCGTCGGCATCGTGAGCGGTGAAGGCTACACCAACGTGGACGACGTGATGCGCGACGCCGACATTGCCATGTACCGCGCCAAGAGTGAAGGCCGTGGTCGATTTGTGCAGTTCGACCTCAGCATGCGCGAAAGCACCGTCAAGCAGATGCGCATGGAAAACGATCTGCGCCGGGCCCTCTTGCACGACGAACTCGACGTCTATTACCAGCCGATCGTGGACGCCCGGAGTGGCACCATCCACGGCCTGGAGGCCCTCGCGCGCTGGCCGCAACCTGACGGCAGCATGATCAGCCCAGCGGAATTCATTCCGCTGGCCGAGGAAACCGGGCTGATCATCGAGCTCGACCGCTGGGTTTTGTTCGAGGCCTGTAGGGCCATGCAGGATCTGCAGGCCCGCTTTGGTCAGGCCAGCGATTTTACCCTCAGCGTCAACATGAGCACGCAGCAGTTCGCACGCACCGATTTCCTGGAAACCATTGAACTGGTCCTGCACGCCAGTGACTTCCCGGCCCCACGATTGATGATCGAAATCACCGAGTCGCTGCTGATGCAGCGCTCCGATCTGGTGAACAGCAATATTCAGGGCCTCAAGGACCTCGGGGTCCAGATTCACATTGACGACTTCGGCAGCGGGTACTCCAGCTTAAGCTACCTGCAGCAGTTCGCCGCGAACACCCTGAAAATCGACCGGGCTTTCATCATCCAGATGATGGAGCGCCCCGAAAGCGCCGAGCTTGTTCGCACCATCATCATGATGGCGCACAACCTGGGCATGACGGTGGTCGCCGAAGGCGTCGAGACCTCGGCACAACTTGAGGTACTGCGCGCCAGCCAGTGCGAATTCGTTCAGGGCTTTCTCTTCTCGCGTCCGCTGTCGCTGGCCGTCCTGAGCGCGCACCTGGAGCAACAGGTCGCGGCCGTCTGA
- a CDS encoding PRC and DUF2382 domain-containing protein, with product MPQLERLSTLIREHNDILQDTVYNPLGAEAYGGQGETLGKVDDAMVEPGSGQIRFLVLKVGSWFTNKLVVVPVNLARIEEGGIHFDSLTKEQLRDMPEFQDDEPLWVEDAAPQVPRPAVTSQDEGSLGSDTHRTGAAGYAATVGGDSNVPQRLQLLQERLIVHKERQRAGSVEIGKHVETRTETLEVPVRHEEVEITRHTVNQPVTGAPAELGSQRIQLDLEAERLQVRKQAFVAEEIELSKRSVTEQQTFTEQVGREVLDVRENGDLRVRTAEDTAASAPRTTTSPAAQRTDTHPEVYMTERTNDQVRPLYAADEQTTVIKEVRTQPENNRSKILYPLGASVLAGLAYALGRRQEHEATPQHALAQHVSNLGRSLSGAGSAVISRAAESGSALGEVAKNVTQGAVKTVAKLPEAVSSSVETTSARPRAMEFPLPAMPKLLNTQSEDHMSDKIKNAAREAAQEARRAAREVPRTAEVRSFVKQEVQELEKQLDRQLDKQLERQQKSFEMQQKNYEQLLKQSAQRHEEVLEDLGKQLSNLKVDVRMKEGGGFPWKLLLLGGAGYYLYRNPALLERAMGYLRKLSPNAAENLQNAGEAAREGLQSVQRGENPGPAVKNALSETQQAAQKAVSNVQDKAQDLKNNAQDQAQQGGQGSAPAGQSPQQAGVPPVDPASRQSGMTGAQPKGPQDQAQQSQGAPATPSNMTGRMGNQTTGNQKGDKNNRR from the coding sequence GTGCCACAGCTCGAACGGCTTTCAACCCTGATTCGTGAGCACAACGACATCCTGCAGGACACGGTCTACAATCCGCTGGGTGCTGAAGCCTACGGCGGGCAGGGCGAGACGCTCGGCAAGGTAGACGACGCCATGGTCGAGCCAGGCAGCGGCCAGATCCGCTTTCTGGTCCTGAAAGTGGGCAGCTGGTTCACGAACAAGCTGGTTGTGGTTCCGGTGAACCTCGCGCGCATCGAGGAAGGCGGAATTCATTTCGACAGCCTGACCAAAGAGCAGCTTCGTGACATGCCCGAATTTCAGGACGACGAACCGCTCTGGGTCGAGGACGCGGCGCCCCAGGTTCCACGCCCGGCGGTCACGTCGCAAGACGAAGGCAGTCTCGGCAGCGACACCCACCGCACCGGTGCGGCGGGTTATGCGGCGACTGTTGGGGGTGACTCGAACGTACCGCAGCGACTGCAACTTCTGCAGGAGCGTCTGATCGTGCACAAGGAGCGTCAGCGGGCAGGCTCGGTCGAGATCGGCAAGCACGTCGAGACCCGCACCGAGACGCTGGAAGTGCCCGTGCGCCACGAAGAAGTGGAAATCACGCGGCACACCGTAAACCAGCCAGTCACGGGCGCGCCCGCCGAACTCGGCTCGCAGCGCATTCAGCTGGACCTCGAAGCCGAGCGGCTGCAGGTGCGCAAGCAGGCCTTTGTGGCCGAGGAGATCGAGCTGAGCAAGCGTTCGGTCACCGAGCAGCAGACCTTTACCGAGCAGGTTGGGCGCGAGGTGCTTGACGTGCGTGAGAACGGTGACCTGCGCGTGCGGACAGCGGAGGATACCGCAGCTTCGGCGCCCCGAACGACCACATCCCCAGCCGCTCAACGTACGGACACCCACCCGGAGGTATATATGACCGAACGCACCAACGATCAGGTTCGCCCCTTGTACGCCGCTGACGAGCAGACCACGGTGATCAAGGAAGTACGGACGCAGCCGGAGAACAACCGCAGCAAGATTCTTTACCCGCTGGGTGCCTCGGTGCTGGCCGGGCTGGCTTACGCGCTGGGCCGCCGCCAGGAGCACGAAGCGACCCCGCAGCACGCGCTGGCGCAGCACGTGTCCAACCTGGGCCGCTCGCTCAGTGGAGCCGGTTCGGCCGTGATCAGCCGCGCCGCGGAATCGGGCAGCGCCCTGGGCGAGGTGGCCAAAAATGTCACCCAGGGCGCCGTCAAGACGGTGGCCAAACTGCCCGAAGCGGTGTCGTCGAGCGTCGAGACGACTTCGGCGCGCCCGAGGGCCATGGAATTTCCTCTGCCTGCCATGCCGAAGCTGCTCAACACCCAAAGCGAGGACCATATGAGTGACAAAATCAAAAATGCCGCCCGTGAAGCTGCTCAGGAGGCCCGCCGCGCCGCCCGCGAAGTACCCCGCACGGCCGAGGTGCGCTCCTTCGTGAAGCAGGAAGTCCAGGAACTCGAAAAGCAGCTCGACCGCCAGCTCGACAAGCAGCTCGAGCGTCAGCAGAAGAGCTTCGAGATGCAGCAGAAGAACTACGAGCAGCTGCTCAAGCAAAGCGCCCAGCGTCACGAAGAAGTGCTCGAAGACCTCGGCAAGCAGCTGTCGAACCTCAAAGTGGACGTGCGCATGAAGGAAGGTGGCGGCTTTCCCTGGAAGCTGCTGCTGTTGGGCGGCGCCGGATACTACCTCTACCGCAATCCGGCCCTGCTTGAGCGCGCGATGGGCTACCTGCGCAAGCTCAGCCCGAACGCCGCTGAGAACCTGCAGAACGCCGGTGAGGCCGCGCGTGAGGGCCTGCAAAGTGTGCAGCGTGGAGAAAACCCCGGCCCGGCAGTGAAGAACGCCCTGTCCGAAACCCAGCAGGCCGCGCAGAAAGCCGTCAGCAACGTTCAGGACAAGGCCCAGGACCTCAAGAACAACGCGCAGGATCAGGCCCAGCAGGGTGGGCAGGGAAGCGCACCGGCGGGACAGAGCCCTCAGCAGGCGGGCGTGCCTCCAGTGGATCCCGCCAGCCGCCAGTCGGGCATGACCGGAGCTCAGCCGAAGGGTCCTCAGGACCAGGCGCAACAGTCTCAGGGCGCGCCGGCCACGCCCTCCAACATGACCGGCCGGATGGGCAACCAGACGACCGGCAACCAGAAGGGCGACAAGAACAACCGCCGCTAA
- the purF gene encoding amidophosphoribosyltransferase codes for MIFDPATDKPQEECGVFGIYSPQPADIAWLTYLGLFSLQHRGQEAAGICVSDGESFLVEKDLGLVSQVFDETRLDKVRLGGARVGIGHVRYSTTGSNLRFNSQPLTVRTNKGILGLAHNGNFVNAREMRQEMLDDGVIFQTTNDSEVMLNRVARLARLDLIDATARAMRELQGGYAVVLMSRTQLLGFRDPNGVRPLCIGQRDDGAWVFASEPCALFAVGAKFVRDVQGGELVWADRTGLHSLQVLEGHKPTPCAFEWIYFARADSQVDGTDVHESRIRMGEQLAREYPVEADIVVPVPDSGIGAAIGYSRESGIPFDYGLYKNPYAGRTFIAPTQEARELKVKLKLSPTSAVRGKRVVLVDDSIVRGTTSRQIVNLLREAGATEVHFRVSSPPIQHPCFYGIDTAARKELVASTHSVEEIRSLIGADTLSFISEVGLRRAIAGPGLCIACFNGEYPAGVPLENDVNKLALEV; via the coding sequence TTGATCTTCGACCCAGCCACCGACAAGCCTCAGGAAGAGTGCGGCGTCTTCGGGATTTACAGCCCGCAGCCGGCCGACATCGCCTGGCTGACCTATCTGGGGCTGTTCTCGCTGCAGCACCGCGGACAGGAAGCGGCCGGCATCTGTGTCAGCGACGGCGAGAGCTTTCTGGTCGAAAAGGACCTGGGGCTGGTCAGTCAGGTCTTCGACGAGACGCGCCTTGACAAGGTGCGGCTGGGCGGCGCACGGGTAGGCATCGGTCACGTGCGCTACAGCACCACTGGCAGCAACCTGCGCTTCAATTCGCAACCGCTGACGGTGCGCACCAACAAGGGCATTCTGGGCCTGGCGCACAACGGCAACTTTGTGAACGCCCGCGAGATGCGCCAGGAGATGCTCGACGACGGCGTGATCTTTCAGACGACCAACGACAGCGAGGTCATGCTCAACCGGGTGGCGCGTCTCGCGAGGCTCGATCTGATCGACGCCACCGCGCGGGCCATGCGCGAGCTGCAGGGCGGCTACGCGGTGGTGCTGATGAGCCGCACGCAGCTGCTGGGTTTCCGGGACCCCAACGGCGTGCGTCCCCTGTGCATCGGGCAGCGCGACGACGGCGCGTGGGTCTTTGCCTCGGAGCCCTGTGCCCTGTTCGCGGTGGGCGCCAAATTCGTACGTGACGTGCAGGGCGGCGAGCTGGTGTGGGCCGACCGCACCGGACTGCACAGCCTGCAGGTGCTCGAAGGCCACAAACCCACGCCCTGCGCCTTCGAGTGGATCTACTTCGCGCGCGCCGACAGCCAGGTCGACGGCACCGACGTGCACGAATCGCGCATCCGCATGGGCGAGCAGCTGGCGCGTGAGTACCCGGTCGAAGCGGACATCGTGGTACCGGTGCCGGATAGCGGCATCGGGGCGGCCATTGGCTACTCGCGTGAAAGCGGCATTCCCTTCGATTACGGCCTGTACAAGAATCCTTACGCCGGGCGCACCTTTATCGCGCCGACCCAGGAAGCGCGCGAACTGAAGGTCAAGCTCAAGCTCTCCCCCACCAGCGCGGTGCGCGGCAAGCGGGTGGTGCTGGTGGACGACTCGATCGTGCGCGGCACCACCAGCCGCCAGATCGTGAACCTGCTGCGTGAAGCGGGCGCCACCGAGGTACACTTCCGGGTGTCGAGCCCGCCCATCCAGCATCCCTGCTTTTATGGCATCGATACCGCCGCCCGTAAGGAACTGGTGGCCAGCACGCACAGCGTCGAGGAAATCCGCTCGCTGATCGGCGCGGACACCCTGTCCTTTATCAGCGAAGTCGGCTTGCGGCGCGCCATTGCGGGCCCAGGGCTGTGCATTGCCTGCTTCAACGGCGAGTACCCGGCCGGGGTGCCGCTGGAAAATGATGTGAACAAGCTCGCCCTCGAAGTCTGA
- a CDS encoding glutamine synthetase III — translation MNHDFDVVSAARNWRLDSVTPATPAAVVGELFASDVLTLDELRHRLSKPVFRSLQSTIEGGATLDPAIADTVALAMKTWAMEKGATHYTHWFQPLTGYTAEKHDSFLSPTSEGSAIAQFGGKELIQAEPDASSFPSGGLRATFEARGYTAWDPSSPAFIMRHANGATLCIPTAFASWTGEALDLKTPLLRSVEALNKSVLKALDLFGHTESRRVVSTLGAEQEYFLIAEEYYYRRPDLVMSGRTLFGAQPPKGQELEDHYFGAIPDRVLSFMTDAEMQMYALGIPVKTRHNEVAPGQFEIAPIFEHSNVAADHQQLVMQILRNTARKYGLVCLLHEKPFAGVNGSGKHCNWSMGTDIGLNLLEPGDTPHENVQFLFFCAAVIKAVDLHQDLLRVSVASASNDHRLGANEAPPAIISIFLGEELTDIFNRLESGQGGRGAEAGVLGLGVSVLPPLPRHAGDRNRTSPFAFTGNKFEFRAAGSSQSISMPITVLNTIVADAVSTLTEQLQAKLAASQEFDAALAELIRETYVQHKRIVFDGDGYSEAWHQEAERRGLLNLRTALDAIEQLGSDKNVALFEKFNVLSQREVEARQEIMYDIYFKTVNIEGETTEYIAQTQILPAALSYLKDLSAVGVKSRAVEGTTDEVTRVVDDLYDALQILREHNAALGGEEVHQKAHHMRDHVLPAMQAVRQAADKLERIVSEQHWPLPSYRQMLFVK, via the coding sequence ATGAACCATGACTTTGATGTCGTTTCGGCCGCGCGCAACTGGCGCCTGGACAGTGTCACGCCAGCCACTCCCGCTGCAGTCGTCGGTGAGCTGTTTGCGTCGGATGTCCTGACGCTCGACGAATTGCGCCACCGCCTGAGCAAACCCGTCTTCCGGTCGCTGCAGTCCACCATCGAAGGCGGAGCGACGCTCGATCCGGCCATTGCGGACACCGTTGCGCTCGCCATGAAGACCTGGGCCATGGAAAAGGGCGCCACGCACTACACCCACTGGTTTCAGCCGCTGACCGGTTATACGGCCGAGAAACACGACAGCTTCCTGTCACCCACCAGCGAGGGTTCGGCGATCGCGCAATTCGGCGGTAAAGAGCTGATCCAGGCCGAGCCTGACGCCAGCAGCTTTCCCTCGGGGGGGCTGCGCGCCACCTTCGAAGCGCGCGGCTACACCGCCTGGGACCCTTCCAGCCCGGCGTTCATCATGCGTCACGCCAACGGTGCCACCTTGTGCATCCCCACGGCCTTTGCCAGCTGGACCGGTGAGGCGCTCGACCTCAAGACCCCCTTGCTGCGCTCGGTCGAGGCGCTCAACAAGTCGGTCCTGAAGGCGCTCGACCTGTTCGGTCACACCGAGTCGCGCCGGGTGGTCAGCACGCTGGGGGCCGAGCAGGAGTATTTCCTGATTGCCGAGGAGTACTACTACCGCCGCCCTGATCTCGTGATGAGCGGCCGTACCCTGTTCGGCGCCCAGCCGCCCAAGGGCCAGGAACTCGAGGACCATTACTTCGGCGCGATTCCTGACCGTGTGCTGTCCTTTATGACCGACGCCGAGATGCAGATGTACGCTCTGGGCATTCCGGTCAAGACCCGCCACAACGAAGTGGCCCCCGGTCAGTTCGAGATCGCTCCGATTTTCGAGCACAGCAATGTCGCCGCTGACCACCAGCAGCTCGTCATGCAGATTCTGCGCAACACCGCACGCAAGTACGGCCTGGTGTGCCTGCTGCACGAAAAACCCTTCGCGGGCGTCAACGGCAGCGGCAAGCACTGCAACTGGAGCATGGGCACCGACATCGGCCTCAACCTGCTCGAGCCCGGCGATACCCCGCACGAGAACGTGCAGTTTTTGTTCTTCTGCGCCGCGGTGATCAAGGCCGTCGATCTGCATCAGGACCTGCTGCGCGTCAGCGTAGCGAGCGCCAGCAACGACCACCGCCTGGGCGCCAACGAAGCGCCGCCCGCCATTATCAGCATCTTCCTGGGCGAAGAACTGACCGACATCTTCAACCGCCTGGAGAGCGGCCAGGGTGGACGCGGCGCCGAAGCGGGCGTGTTGGGGCTGGGCGTCTCGGTGCTGCCGCCGCTGCCCCGTCACGCGGGCGATCGCAACCGCACCAGCCCATTCGCTTTCACCGGCAACAAGTTCGAATTCCGCGCCGCCGGTTCCTCGCAGTCGATCAGCATGCCCATCACGGTCCTCAACACCATCGTGGCCGACGCAGTGTCGACGCTGACCGAGCAACTGCAGGCGAAGCTCGCTGCCAGCCAGGAATTCGACGCGGCCCTCGCGGAGCTGATCCGGGAAACCTATGTCCAGCACAAGCGCATCGTGTTCGACGGTGACGGCTACAGCGAAGCCTGGCACCAGGAAGCCGAGCGGCGTGGCCTGCTGAATCTGCGCACGGCCCTCGACGCCATCGAGCAGTTGGGCAGCGACAAGAACGTGGCACTCTTCGAGAAGTTCAACGTGCTTTCCCAGCGTGAAGTCGAGGCCCGCCAGGAAATCATGTATGACATCTACTTCAAGACGGTGAACATCGAGGGCGAGACCACCGAGTACATCGCGCAGACTCAGATTCTGCCCGCCGCCCTCAGTTACCTCAAGGACCTGTCGGCCGTGGGCGTCAAGAGCCGGGCCGTCGAAGGGACGACCGATGAAGTGACACGGGTGGTCGACGACCTGTACGACGCCCTGCAGATCCTGCGCGAGCACAACGCCGCGCTCGGCGGCGAGGAAGTGCACCAAAAGGCGCACCACATGCGCGACCACGTGCTGCCCGCCATGCAGGCCGTGCGCCAGGCCGCCGACAAGCTGGAGCGCATCGTCAGTGAGCAGCACTGGCCGCTGCCCAGCTACCGCCAGATGCTGTTCGTGAAGTAA
- a CDS encoding 2'-5' RNA ligase family protein, translating to MNVLREKPMPGAWQGIPADRAAHGVIIVLGVPPEIARALEVPGGVSGEQLHLTLVSLGSAHELGEGRLEAVRETLRTFAARTSALRARVTGVGRFSVSQGNDVAYVSVDAPELSALRESLLCDLAQDAGLEAEYRHGFTPHITVAFIAPGQAHPYERVEPLELHFSTLELWTGPRHDVFSLGNSASAAAPCEAAQAAEDSIGAAASIALEAVARDWIGLVATRLHRSPPRERVRIVQEAFDHLHTRVLAAHLAAPARAWAGMTPEATLEARAARLRSVETDLTLIFETAAKQVLRDLPTTEAVLPVEEWQERLRASLTPLFAWASTDEVSFG from the coding sequence GTGAACGTGCTGCGCGAAAAGCCAATGCCCGGTGCGTGGCAGGGTATTCCCGCCGACCGAGCGGCTCATGGCGTGATCATCGTGCTGGGCGTGCCACCTGAAATCGCCCGTGCACTCGAAGTGCCAGGGGGTGTCTCCGGTGAGCAGTTGCACCTGACGCTCGTGTCGCTGGGTTCCGCGCACGAATTGGGAGAAGGACGCCTGGAAGCCGTGCGTGAAACACTGCGTACCTTCGCCGCCCGGACGTCCGCACTGCGGGCGCGTGTCACGGGGGTCGGACGCTTCAGCGTTTCACAAGGCAACGACGTCGCTTATGTCAGCGTGGACGCCCCCGAGCTGTCCGCCCTCCGCGAGTCGCTGCTGTGTGATCTGGCGCAGGATGCGGGCCTGGAAGCCGAATATCGGCACGGTTTCACGCCCCACATCACCGTGGCTTTCATTGCGCCCGGCCAGGCCCATCCCTACGAACGCGTGGAGCCGCTCGAGCTGCACTTTTCGACTCTGGAACTGTGGACGGGCCCGCGCCACGACGTGTTCTCGTTGGGCAACTCCGCCAGTGCTGCTGCTCCCTGTGAAGCCGCGCAGGCGGCAGAAGACTCGATTGGGGCGGCGGCGTCCATCGCACTTGAAGCGGTGGCGCGCGACTGGATCGGCCTGGTGGCGACACGCTTGCACCGCTCACCTCCACGCGAACGGGTGCGGATCGTGCAAGAAGCGTTCGATCATCTGCACACCCGTGTGCTGGCCGCGCACCTCGCTGCTCCCGCCCGGGCGTGGGCGGGCATGACGCCGGAAGCGACCCTTGAGGCCCGTGCGGCCCGCTTGAGATCGGTGGAAACGGACCTGACATTGATCTTCGAGACGGCCGCAAAACAGGTGCTTCGCGACTTGCCCACGACGGAAGCGGTTCTTCCTGTAGAGGAGTGGCAAGAACGGCTACGTGCATCGCTAACTCCACTTTTCGCGTGGGCGTCCACCGACGAGGTCTCCTTCGGGTGA